The Endozoicomonas sp. 4G DNA segment GCTGAAGCTCGCGCCAGTATTTTTAACGATCAGCATGTGCAAAGCCTGATTGATCAGTTTTCCGCTGTTGTTATCGAAGACAGCGTTCAGCCAATTGGCAATGTGATTAAGTAAGGATTGGCCGGGCGTTTCCATCGTCCGGTGATCCTGGTTGTTTTTGGCTCGTCGCTTTCTGTGATCCATTGATGAGCCAAACGTTAATGTAAAGGAGTTTTTATGTTTAAGGGCGGTATGGGAAACCTGATGAAGCAGGCCCAGAAAATGCAGGAAGACATGCAGCGCATCCAGGAAGAGCTGGCAAACGCTGAGGTCACCGGTGAATCTGGTGCAGGTCTGGTGAAAGTGGTTATGACCGGTCGTCATGATGTCAAGGATGTGCAAATCGATCCTAGCCTGATGGAAGAAGACAAGGAAATGCTGGAAGACCTGTTGGCTGCAGCTGTCAATGATGCCGTGCGTAAAGTGGAAGAAAACAGCAAAGATAAAATGGGTGGCCTGACCTCGGGTATGGGTCTGCCTCCCGGCTTCAAGATGCCTTTTTAAGTGTCATAGCACTATTTTCCGAAGCATCTTTTAATAGTCGTTTTTGAAGATCAGGATCCACTCATTGTGGGTGGCTCCTGACTGGAGTTTGAGTGCATTTATGTTCAGTCCTCTGATCAAGGAATTGATGGAATCCCTCCGTTGTCTGCCCGGAGTAGGGCCCCGGTCATCCCAGAGAATGGCGTTACATCTGCTGGAAAAAGACCGTGCGGGCGCACTTCGGCTGGCTAAAGCCCTGACCAATGCGGCAGAAGGGGTAGGGCGTTGCAAGTCGTGCAGAACATTATGCGAAAGTGAATTG contains these protein-coding regions:
- a CDS encoding YbaB/EbfC family nucleoid-associated protein, whose product is MFKGGMGNLMKQAQKMQEDMQRIQEELANAEVTGESGAGLVKVVMTGRHDVKDVQIDPSLMEEDKEMLEDLLAAAVNDAVRKVEENSKDKMGGLTSGMGLPPGFKMPF